The following proteins are co-located in the Rheinheimera salexigens genome:
- a CDS encoding VOC family protein, which produces MNKPIQQSIANIALVIADYDDAIAFYTQKLQFKLVEDTDLGAGKRWVQLSPPNSTGANLLLAKASNEQQLQSVGNQAGGRVFLFLHTNDFWRDYEFMQQQGVEFTEQPRTEQYGTVAVFKDLYGTKWDLLQPAAN; this is translated from the coding sequence ATGAACAAACCTATTCAACAAAGCATTGCTAATATCGCCTTAGTTATTGCAGATTATGATGACGCTATAGCGTTTTATACCCAGAAATTACAATTTAAACTTGTAGAAGATACCGATTTAGGAGCAGGTAAACGCTGGGTTCAGTTGTCTCCGCCAAACTCTACTGGCGCTAATTTATTATTAGCTAAAGCCAGCAATGAGCAACAATTGCAATCGGTCGGTAATCAGGCCGGCGGTCGGGTATTTTTATTTTTGCACACTAACGACTTTTGGCGTGACTACGAGTTTATGCAACAGCAAGGTGTTGAGTTTACTGAGCAACCTCGTACGGAACAGTATGGCACTGTTGCGGTATTTAAAGACTTATACGGTACTAAATGGGATTTGCTACAACCCGCTGCCAACTAA
- a CDS encoding DUF2306 domain-containing protein: MEHTLQHPIGLMHLVVAMLAIVIGALVVLAKKGTSKHKWLGRAYVAMMLAVNVTAFLIYELFGGFGLFHWMALFSLLSVVIGYVPARLRKPGWKAQHAYFMCGSYVGLLAAFAAETMTRYLWLPFFTAVTIVSLTVIFIGILLMFRFIPRILNQIS, from the coding sequence ATGGAACACACGCTACAACATCCTATAGGCCTAATGCATCTTGTCGTTGCGATGTTAGCTATCGTGATAGGTGCACTTGTGGTTTTAGCTAAAAAAGGGACTTCAAAACACAAATGGTTAGGCCGAGCTTATGTGGCCATGATGCTAGCAGTGAATGTCACCGCGTTTTTAATTTACGAATTGTTTGGCGGGTTTGGTTTGTTTCATTGGATGGCACTATTTAGCTTGTTGTCAGTTGTTATCGGCTATGTGCCTGCTAGATTACGTAAGCCTGGCTGGAAAGCCCAACATGCCTACTTTATGTGTGGCTCATACGTCGGTTTGCTAGCCGCCTTTGCTGCCGAAACGATGACTCGATATTTGTGGCTGCCTTTCTTTACTGCGGTAACTATTGTTTCGCTAACGGTAATTTTTATCGGCATTCTGCTTATGTTCCGTTTTATTCCCCGCATTCTTAACCAAATAAGCTAA
- a CDS encoding thiol-disulfide oxidoreductase DCC family protein, protein MRSTTNKRPILLFDGVCNLCTGSVRFVIQRDPKKQFLFASLQSTVAKELLGLNTVKPTDYLGSIVLIDDDGIWFRSSAALRVAGRLTAGWPLLRLLLILPRPFRDWVYDFVGARRYRWFGRTEACWIPEQDVSDRFLDASSNTQS, encoded by the coding sequence GTGAGATCAACTACCAATAAACGACCAATCTTATTATTCGACGGCGTCTGCAATTTATGCACCGGCTCGGTACGTTTTGTTATCCAGCGCGATCCTAAAAAGCAGTTTCTGTTTGCCTCGTTGCAGTCTACGGTTGCCAAAGAGTTGCTCGGCCTAAACACAGTTAAGCCCACCGACTACCTTGGATCTATAGTTCTTATTGACGACGATGGTATTTGGTTTAGGTCTAGCGCAGCACTTAGAGTTGCCGGCCGGTTAACGGCAGGCTGGCCGCTGCTGAGGCTATTGCTAATTTTACCTAGGCCGTTTCGTGATTGGGTTTACGACTTCGTTGGCGCACGACGCTATCGTTGGTTTGGTCGCACCGAAGCTTGTTGGATACCGGAGCAAGATGTTAGTGACCGCTTTTTAGACGCCAGTTCAAATACGCAAAGTTAG
- a CDS encoding undecaprenyl-diphosphatase, which yields MEQFNQSAFLLINQYAGKNSVLDYILISIAEVTPYIFILVLALLWFSGNLEKMKTSFNAGLAVLLGMLTSYSIGFLYYHSRPFVQGLGRQLVEHAPDSSFPSDHTTFIFCIAIMLLFNRSTRVLASVLCGFSLISGLSRVYVGVHFPLDIVGAILVALFSSIVVFTLRDKSQWLLKFFIKTIPFSGLKARD from the coding sequence ATGGAACAATTCAACCAATCCGCTTTTTTATTGATTAATCAATATGCGGGTAAAAATAGCGTGTTAGATTATATTTTAATTAGTATTGCAGAAGTGACACCGTATATTTTTATTTTGGTACTGGCTTTATTATGGTTTAGCGGCAACTTAGAAAAGATGAAGACGAGCTTTAATGCCGGCTTAGCGGTATTGTTAGGCATGCTGACCAGCTATAGTATTGGATTTCTTTATTACCATTCGCGGCCATTTGTTCAAGGTTTAGGCAGACAATTAGTTGAGCATGCGCCAGATTCTTCCTTCCCTTCTGATCACACCACCTTTATTTTTTGTATAGCCATAATGTTACTGTTTAATCGCAGCACTCGAGTATTGGCTAGCGTTTTATGTGGCTTTAGCTTAATTAGCGGCTTATCCAGAGTGTATGTTGGGGTGCATTTCCCGCTAGATATAGTAGGCGCTATTTTAGTGGCACTATTTTCGTCAATAGTTGTGTTTACATTACGAGATAAAAGCCAATGGCTATTAAAATTTTTTATAAAAACCATACCTTTTAGTGGGCTAA
- a CDS encoding GGDEF domain-containing protein, translated as MVSIEKMASVLRALPDPAFILSRSGKYVAVFGGSDARYYHDGNGLVGLNINDVVNSEKANWFLQQIKLALASGTLLIQEYELSNKDVKGLPEGGPEQPIWFEGRIQALDFMVDQEDVVLWVASNITQRHEQEIKLRELSDTDQLTRLFNRRKLETDLTLHYETFERHSVPLSILILDLDNLKQVNDTLGHHAGDKMILAVADICREQLRKTDIACRFGGDEFVIVLPNTNLQHAAQFADRLRECFNLALQHFSFDGAEVTVSIGVSTMLPTDRSYEDTLKRADNVLYKAKRNGKNQVVSA; from the coding sequence ATGGTTAGCATTGAAAAGATGGCCTCTGTATTACGAGCATTACCTGACCCAGCATTCATATTGTCACGCAGCGGAAAATATGTAGCTGTTTTCGGTGGTAGCGATGCTCGCTACTATCACGATGGTAATGGTTTAGTAGGTTTGAATATTAACGATGTGGTTAACTCTGAGAAGGCCAACTGGTTTTTACAACAGATCAAGCTGGCGCTGGCTTCAGGAACCTTGTTAATTCAAGAATATGAACTTAGCAACAAAGACGTAAAAGGTTTGCCAGAAGGTGGCCCAGAGCAGCCAATCTGGTTCGAAGGCCGTATTCAAGCTTTAGATTTTATGGTTGACCAAGAAGACGTGGTGCTGTGGGTTGCGAGTAATATTACCCAACGACATGAACAAGAAATTAAACTGCGTGAACTAAGTGATACCGACCAGCTAACCAGGCTTTTTAATCGTAGAAAACTTGAAACTGATTTGACGCTTCATTATGAAACTTTTGAGCGACACTCGGTACCGCTATCAATTTTAATATTAGATCTTGATAACCTTAAGCAGGTAAATGATACCTTGGGTCATCATGCGGGCGACAAGATGATTTTAGCCGTGGCAGACATTTGTCGAGAGCAGCTTAGAAAAACAGATATTGCTTGTCGTTTTGGTGGCGATGAGTTTGTTATTGTTTTGCCAAACACCAATTTGCAGCATGCAGCGCAATTTGCTGATCGATTGCGCGAGTGCTTTAATTTGGCGCTGCAGCATTTTTCTTTTGATGGTGCTGAGGTGACAGTTAGTATAGGTGTATCGACCATGCTGCCAACTGATCGCTCGTATGAAGATACTCTAAAACGGGCGGATAATGTTTTGTATAAAGCAAAACGAAATGGCAAAAACCAAGTGGTTTCGGCTTAA